Part of the Streptomyces europaeiscabiei genome is shown below.
CGGTGCTGTTGTCGGGGCCGCCCTTGGTGAGGATGAAGAACTGGTCGAAGGCGAGCAGTGATCCGGTGACACACAGCAGCAGGGTCAGCGCGAGGGACGGGCGCAGCAGGGGCAGCGTGATGGAGCGGAAGATCTGGGCGCGGCTCGCGCCGTCCACCCGCGCCGCCTCGTACACCTCGTGCGGGATGCGTTGCAGGCCCACGAGCAGGATCAGCATGTAGAAGCCGGCGAACTTCCAGACGATGAGGAACACCGTCGACAGCAGGGCGGCCGTCGGTGTGCCGAGGAAGGACACCTCTTCGTCGACGAGGCCGAGCCCTTGCAGGATGTCGCTGAGCGGGCCGGTGGTCGGGCTGTACAGCCCCCAGAAGAGCAGGGACGCGGAGGCCAGGCCGAGGGCGCCGGGCAGGAAGTAGACCGTTCGGAAGAAGCCGGCACCCGGGCGGGACTCCTGCACGAGCAGGGCGAGGAGCAGCGCCAGGCCGAGCAGGACGACGGTGACGACCCCGGTGTAGAGGAGGGTGAAGCGGACTGCGGGCCAGAACAGTGGGGCGTCGGTGATGTCGGTGTAGTTCTCGGGGGCGTTGACGCCCCGGTCCCCGGCGAGCAGCGGCCAGTCGCTGAGGGACATCTGCCCGACGAGCAGGAGGGGCAGCAGGAAGAACACCCCGACGAACACGGCCGTGGGGGCCGCGTAGGCGAGGCCCTGGACCTTGCGGGACCGCCACCGCGGCGCCGGCGCGCGCGGCGGACAGCCCCGGTGTTCCGGCCGGGACCGGTGCGCGGTCGGCACGGACTCGGCCACCTTCACCTGCATGCCTCTCCTCTGTTGACGGTCGCAGGGGGCGTGGGAGTTGACGGTCGCAGGGGGCGTGGGAGGGGTGGTGCCGTGTGTCTCACCCGGCCGTGGCGCCGGTCCGGGTGCCGTGCCTCAGTCGGCGAGCGACTTGCTGACGGCCTCGTTGTCCTTGTCCACGGACGCCCCGTCGCCGAAGACGGCGTCGCGCATCAGCGTCAGCCAGGGCCCGTTGGGGTCGTTGAAGGTCTGGCCGAAGTTCAGCGCGTACGGGGTCTGCCCGTCGGCGACGAGTTCGTTGATGGCGACGAGGCGGGGATCGGCGTCGGAGTGCTTGTTGGAGGCCAGATCGGTGCGGGCCACGACGTCCTTGTGCGCGGCGACGACGTCGACCTGTGCCTTGTCGCCGAGGGTCCAGGCGAGGAAGTTCCAGGCCTGGTCGGTCTTCTCGCTGGTCGCGGCGATACCGATGGCGTCACCGCCGACGAACGTGGACCTGCCGCCGTCGGGGCCGGGGATGGGTGCCACACCGAGGTCCAGATCCTTGGGCATCAGCCCGAGCGTGGTCGACGGCATGGGCATCACCCCGACCTTGCCCTTCG
Proteins encoded:
- a CDS encoding carbohydrate ABC transporter permease; the protein is MQVKVAESVPTAHRSRPEHRGCPPRAPAPRWRSRKVQGLAYAAPTAVFVGVFFLLPLLLVGQMSLSDWPLLAGDRGVNAPENYTDITDAPLFWPAVRFTLLYTGVVTVVLLGLALLLALLVQESRPGAGFFRTVYFLPGALGLASASLLFWGLYSPTTGPLSDILQGLGLVDEEVSFLGTPTAALLSTVFLIVWKFAGFYMLILLVGLQRIPHEVYEAARVDGASRAQIFRSITLPLLRPSLALTLLLCVTGSLLAFDQFFILTKGGPDNSTVTVVQLIYREAFQRLDLGTAAALSIIVLAVLLLLNALQFRGLRRADES